Proteins encoded in a region of the Agromyces protaetiae genome:
- the purU gene encoding formyltetrahydrofolate deformylase, translating to MTIDTHPARITLTLTCPDRPGIVHAVTGYFLARGGDIAESQQYGDPDSGRFFMRVEVRLPQGLRSLQELRAEFEPLADSLSMQWTLADTGARTRVAILVSKFDHCLNDLLFRWRSGHLSIDVPVVVSNHRDLQPLVESYGVEFVHLPVTPDTKPAAEAALADLVDDREIELVVLARYMQVLSDDLCRRLAGRAINIHHSFLPSFKGAKPYHQAHARGVKLVGATAHYVTADLDEGPIIEQQVIRVDHATSVEQLTVAGRDAEALALARAVQWHAQGRVLLNGGSTIVLR from the coding sequence ATGACGATCGACACCCACCCCGCACGGATCACCCTGACGCTCACCTGCCCCGACCGGCCCGGGATCGTGCACGCGGTCACGGGGTATTTCCTCGCTCGCGGCGGCGACATCGCCGAGAGCCAGCAATACGGCGACCCGGACAGCGGGCGGTTCTTCATGCGAGTGGAGGTCAGGCTCCCGCAGGGGCTCCGATCGCTCCAGGAGCTTCGCGCGGAGTTCGAGCCGCTCGCCGACTCGCTCTCCATGCAGTGGACGCTGGCCGACACGGGCGCGAGAACCCGCGTGGCGATCCTCGTGTCGAAGTTCGACCACTGCCTCAACGACCTCCTGTTCCGGTGGCGGTCGGGGCACCTCTCGATCGACGTGCCCGTGGTGGTCTCCAACCACCGCGATCTCCAGCCGCTCGTCGAAAGCTACGGGGTCGAGTTCGTGCACCTCCCCGTCACGCCGGACACCAAGCCGGCCGCCGAGGCCGCACTCGCCGACCTCGTCGACGACCGGGAGATCGAGCTCGTCGTGCTCGCCCGGTACATGCAAGTGCTGTCCGACGACCTGTGCCGTCGACTCGCCGGACGTGCGATCAACATCCACCACTCGTTCCTGCCGAGCTTCAAGGGCGCGAAGCCCTACCACCAGGCGCACGCCCGCGGCGTGAAGCTGGTCGGTGCGACCGCGCACTACGTGACCGCCGACCTCGACGAGGGGCCGATCATCGAGCAGCAAGTCATCCGCGTCGACCACGCCACCAGCGTCGAGCAGCTCACCGTCGCGGGTCGAGACGCCGAGGCGCTGGCGCTCGCCCGTGCCGTCCAGTGGCATGCCCAGGGCCGCGTTCTGCTCAACGGCGGCAGCACGATCGTGCTGCGCTGA
- a CDS encoding GcvT family protein: protein MERLVDKNLSASIFRPSGAEPSLPERARTVVIGGGIIGTSVALHLAELGESDIVVLERAVLGSGTSWHAAGLVSSLRSSHAMAELARYSVARYATLAAESGMDVSFNQCGSIMLARTDGRMDELRYMEALARQLGVAAKLLTPLEVTELWPLATAEGLVGALHLPEDGHLNPGHAALAFAKLAHERGVSIVEGVEVTGIRVVDGVVTGVATSDREIACDRVVIAAGLWGRDLAASCGVNLPLYAAEHVHVRTEPMEGAVSGLPVLRDMDGYLYVRHEHGRLLVGAFEPEGIPRSVQEIDTSGFAEFPADWPHFDGVRQHAEQRVPTLHGVAYDRFLNAPESFTPDGNFCLGESAEVANLFVAAGFNSQGIIFAPGAGKALAEWIVRGSPTFDASSVDVRRFSEMQSNRRYLHARTEEALGRLYAMHWPHLQPVTARGIRRTPLHERLVAANAGFGEAVGWERANWFAPAGTTPRYDYRYGRQNWFEAVGEEHLAARERVALFDLSSFTKVEVAGPDALAVLQRFCTADVDLAVGRVRYTLMLNGSGGIELDGTVVRLDAERFWVITPAATQWKTIGMLQRLARGTAAAVFDATAGYATLAVMGPLSRALLERISPEDWSNDAQRYTHARRVEIADGYAWALRVSFVGELGYELYPPADLAVNVYDAIVAAGADLGLRHAGYHALDSLRIEKGYRHLGHDIGPVDDPFEAGLGFTVSTKKTADFVGREALKRRTPEALTRRAVYLALEDPDADLFHDESILSGGRVVGRVTSGAYGYTVGRACGIGYIDADVPDDAEFTVDCAGREVPAVISQEPFYDPRGTRLKG from the coding sequence TTGGAACGTCTCGTCGACAAGAACCTGTCCGCCTCGATCTTCCGGCCCTCCGGCGCCGAGCCGTCGCTCCCGGAGCGGGCCCGCACGGTCGTCATCGGTGGTGGCATCATCGGCACGAGCGTCGCGCTCCATCTCGCGGAGCTCGGCGAGTCCGACATCGTCGTCCTCGAACGCGCAGTGCTCGGAAGCGGGACATCCTGGCACGCCGCCGGACTCGTATCCAGCCTTCGGAGCAGCCACGCGATGGCCGAGCTCGCCCGCTACAGCGTCGCGAGGTACGCGACGCTCGCAGCGGAATCCGGCATGGACGTGTCGTTCAACCAATGCGGGTCCATCATGCTGGCTCGAACCGACGGCCGGATGGACGAGCTGCGCTACATGGAAGCGCTTGCCCGGCAACTCGGGGTGGCGGCGAAGCTCCTGACGCCGCTCGAGGTCACTGAACTCTGGCCGCTGGCGACCGCCGAAGGGCTCGTGGGTGCGCTCCACCTTCCTGAAGACGGACATCTCAATCCCGGCCACGCGGCACTCGCGTTCGCAAAGCTCGCGCACGAGCGCGGGGTCTCGATCGTCGAAGGCGTCGAGGTCACCGGGATCCGTGTCGTGGACGGCGTGGTCACCGGCGTCGCCACGTCGGACCGTGAGATCGCGTGCGACCGTGTGGTCATCGCCGCGGGTCTCTGGGGTCGTGACCTCGCTGCATCCTGTGGCGTGAACCTCCCCCTCTATGCCGCCGAGCACGTGCACGTGCGCACCGAGCCTATGGAGGGTGCGGTATCCGGTCTTCCGGTCCTGCGGGACATGGACGGATACCTCTACGTCCGTCACGAGCACGGCCGACTGCTCGTCGGGGCATTCGAGCCCGAAGGGATCCCCAGGTCGGTCCAGGAGATCGACACGAGTGGCTTCGCCGAGTTCCCGGCGGATTGGCCGCACTTCGACGGGGTGCGTCAGCATGCGGAACAGCGGGTGCCCACCCTGCACGGGGTCGCCTACGACCGATTCCTCAACGCTCCCGAATCGTTCACGCCCGACGGCAACTTCTGCCTCGGCGAGTCCGCGGAAGTCGCGAACCTGTTCGTCGCGGCGGGCTTCAACTCCCAGGGCATCATCTTCGCGCCGGGCGCCGGGAAGGCCCTGGCTGAATGGATCGTCCGCGGCTCGCCCACCTTCGACGCGTCTTCGGTCGACGTCAGGAGGTTCTCGGAGATGCAGAGCAATCGCCGCTATCTGCACGCACGGACCGAGGAGGCGCTCGGCCGCCTCTATGCGATGCATTGGCCGCATCTGCAACCCGTCACGGCGCGGGGCATCCGCCGGACACCACTTCACGAGCGCCTCGTCGCCGCGAACGCCGGCTTCGGTGAAGCGGTCGGCTGGGAACGAGCGAATTGGTTCGCGCCCGCCGGGACGACCCCCCGCTACGACTATCGCTACGGCCGACAGAACTGGTTCGAGGCCGTCGGCGAGGAACACCTCGCGGCGCGCGAGCGGGTCGCTCTGTTCGATCTGAGCTCCTTCACGAAGGTCGAAGTCGCGGGGCCGGATGCCCTGGCGGTGCTGCAGCGGTTCTGCACCGCCGACGTCGACCTCGCGGTCGGACGCGTGCGATACACCCTGATGCTCAACGGCAGCGGTGGCATCGAGCTCGACGGCACGGTCGTGCGTCTCGATGCCGAACGGTTCTGGGTCATCACGCCTGCGGCCACGCAGTGGAAGACGATCGGCATGTTGCAACGGCTCGCCCGAGGCACAGCCGCGGCGGTGTTCGATGCCACGGCCGGATACGCGACGCTCGCCGTGATGGGCCCGCTGAGCCGAGCGTTGTTGGAGCGGATCTCGCCCGAGGACTGGTCCAACGACGCGCAGCGATACACCCATGCCCGTCGCGTGGAGATCGCCGACGGATATGCCTGGGCCCTCCGCGTGAGCTTCGTCGGGGAACTGGGCTACGAGCTCTACCCGCCGGCAGACCTCGCCGTCAACGTGTACGACGCGATCGTTGCGGCAGGTGCGGATCTCGGATTGCGCCATGCCGGCTATCACGCTCTGGACTCGCTGCGGATCGAGAAAGGGTACCGGCATCTGGGCCATGACATCGGCCCGGTGGATGACCCGTTCGAGGCCGGCCTCGGATTCACGGTCTCGACCAAGAAGACCGCGGATTTCGTCGGGCGCGAGGCGCTGAAGCGCCGAACGCCGGAAGCGCTCACCCGTCGCGCCGTCTACCTCGCACTCGAGGACCCCGATGCCGACCTCTTCCACGACGAGAGCATTCTGAGTGGGGGGCGTGTGGTCGGACGGGTGACCAGCGGCGCCTACGGGTACACCGTCGGTCGCGCGTGCGGCATCGGCTACATCGATGCGGATGTCCCCGATGACGCGGAGTTCACGGTCGATTGCGCAGGCAGGGAGGTGCCAGCGGTGATCTCGCAGGAGCCGTTCTACGACCCCCGCGGGACGCGCCTGAAGGGGTGA